One uncultured Draconibacterium sp. genomic window, TGGTGTAAATAATGTCGTAGTTTTCCTGTGCTGCCTTTTCAAGTTCTTTTTCAAGCAACTCTTTTTGATCCGGAATAACACTTCGGTTTGTTTCGCATAGGTACCCCCGTTTCTGTAAACCAGTCTTTACTTAATTTTTCGATGAGCGGGCCGCTTTTGTCCTTGTAAATGCCCTCAAAAGCTCTGTCGCTTAGTGTAATTACTTTTATTTTGAATGTTTTTCGGATGTAGGTAAGTACATCGTTTTCGCTCAGTTTTCCGGGCGTAACAACCCGGCAAAAAATCCCCTCTTTGGGCATCACACAATTACCTGTTAACTGGAAAATCTCACAGTTTGTACCGTGGCATTTTTTCCCAATCTGTGTCACTTCCATTTCAACGTTTTCACTCACAAACCGATCGAAAGGTTTTGTTAAGTGCACCTGGAATCCTTCGGTGGTAATGTTTTCAGCAAATTCGCCAAAGTTAATTTTTCGTCCCAGCTCGCTTTCAAAACTTTCAATGCTTTCAGCTGCCAGAAGACTAACCTGGCGGTGCCATTTGCCGGCATGTGCATCTCCTTCAATGCCTTCCATGTTAAGCGTAATTTCTTTGCGAGGTGTTTTTATAGTTCCTTTTTTTTCAGAAATATTAAGGGATTTTATGGTGCAGGTATTTTGTGTCATTTTATATTTTTTCTTTGGAAATTAATTTTATGTTGCTCATTGTCATTTGTTTGTCAACGGCTTTGCACATATCATAAATGGTGAGTAAGGCAATATTAACAGCTGTGAGTGCCTCCATTTCAACACCGGTTTGTCCGATACATTTGGTCAGACTTACCACTTCAACGCCGTTCGTTTTTACTGTTGCTTTTACCTCAACTTTTGTAAGTTGTAAGGGATGACATAGCGGAATCAGGCGCGATGTTTCTTTTGCAGCCTGTATTCCGGCAATTTCGGCAATGGTAATTACATCGCCTTTTTTTATCAGGCTTTCATTAATAAGCCGAATGGTTTCTTTTTCAAGCTGAATAAAACCTGACGCTACGGCTGTGCGAACTTGTTGCGGTTTATCTCCAACATCAACCATGTTGGCTTTTCCGTCGGAATTAATATGTGACAGTTTACTCATTTTTATCCTCCAATATTTGAAAATTCGTGTGTTGATGTGCCCATTCCTTTTTCAGGTTTAAACTCTACGGCACTTTTAAAAGCCTCTTCAATACCTAATTCACGTATGTTATATCGTAGTTCGGAATGTAAACAGGGAACAATAAAACCATCGGCTGTTAAACGCAGTCGGTTGCAAATTTCACAAATACCGCCTTTGCCGCCTTCGACCGAATAAAACTCGCCCGAGCGCAAATCCATCTGACGAATAAAGCGCAGTTTTAAATTCTTTGTAGCACAAAACTCACGAACCGCATTTTCATCTTCCTGGTTTTCGCCCGGAATACGAACAAAATTGATTTTTACAGGCAGCAATTCAGCTTCCAAAGCCGCATCAATTCCTTTGAGAACATCTTCAAGAGTACCAATCCGTGTGATTTTTCTGAATTTTTCCGGATTGAGTGTATCGAGACTAATGTTTACACGTTTTAGTCCGGCTTCTTTTAATTGTTTGGCATATTTTGGCAGTAAAACTCCGTTGGTTGTAAGCCCTATATCTGTAATTTCCGGAATGTCGGAAAGCATTTTTACAAGCAGTGGCAAATTTTTACGAACCAGTGGCTCACCTCCGGTTAAACGAATTTTTGTTAGTCCAAGCTTTGTTCCAACCTTCACGATCTCCAATATTTCATCGAACGATAAAATATCTTCCTGCTTTTTTAAGGGAACACCTTCGGCAGGCATACAATATTCGCAACGGAAGTTACAACGGTCGGTAACCGAAATGCGAAGGTAATTTATACGGCGGTTATAGCGGTCTAACATAAGCCATTTCTTCTTTTAACACTGCTGCTGTGCCAAGTGGAATTTCCAACAGGGCATTTGCGGAGGTGAGTGCATTTATATGTGCCGATCCATGAAAAGCGATCTCTTCAATGGTGCTGTCGTTGCCAATGTAAACCGGAACAACGGCAAAACGGTCGGCTTTTTTTCTGAAATAATCAAAGTTCATTTTGGCCTTTATCCGAAGTGGATTAAAGTTGGCACCCAAAAGCCGGTAAATTACAGGTTTGGCCAAAAACTCGAACTGTACCAACGACGAAACAGGATTACCCGACAGCCCGAAACAATATTTATTTTCCTTTTGTGAAAAACTCATCGGATTACCCGGTTTCATTCCGGTTGTTTTCCAGTAAATAGTAAAGTTCTGATCTTTTAGTATTTCGGGTATAAAATCGAAATCGCCAAATGAAGCGCCTCCTGTAAAAAATACGATGTCATTCAATTTTAAGGCCTCAATAAAGGTTTGTGTAAGTTCATCATAATTGTCAACTACCAGTTTATTCATTCTCACCTGGAGATTCATTTTACGAAGTTGGCTAATCAATTGACTGGTATTGCTGTTGCGAATTTTTCCCGCTTCCGGTTTTTGGTGCGGAGCAACCAACTCGCTGCCACTGGCAATAATGGCAACTTTAGGCACAGCAGCAACTTTTACTTTGTGGTAGCCGGCACCTGCCAAAACGGCCATTTGCGGAACGTTTATTATCGTACCTTTCTGCAATAAAACTTCACCCGTTTTGTAATCTTCGCCCTGGTAACAAATATTTTTAGTGGTTTTCGGGTTTGTACAAATTACCTGATTTTCATCTGTATTTTCCGAATCTTCCACTTTAAAAACACAATCGCAACCGGCCGGAACGGCAGCACCAGTCATTATTTTGGAGCATTGATTTTTACCCACCCCTTTTGTTGGCATCATGCCTGCGTGCAGTACCTCCAATACTTCCAATTTATTTCCAATGTGTTCAAAATGACAGGCGTAACCATCCATCGCCGATTTATGAAACGGTGGCATATCCATATCGGCCAGCACATCTTCACGAAGAACCCGATTGTAAGCATCTTCCAGGGCTACTTCCTCTGTTTTAAAATAGGCAGGAATTTGCTGAATGAACTCTTGTATTTCGTAAAACTTATTCATTTTTTAGTTTAAAGTGCTTATTAACAAACTGAATATTTCTGAAGTCGAAATCAAACTCTTTTCCATTGTTTATTACCAGAATAGGAGCGTAATTCAAATGCTGCTTTTTTATAATTTCTTTACCCTCTGAATTTACAAAAAAGAACAATCCGGGAGAAACAATTTCATGTAAACCTCCTGATTCGCAAACGATAGCATGCGATTTCAGATTTGCACTGATTTCAAGGAATGCTTCTTTGAGGTGTTGCTGATCTGCCATTATAAAAAGAACTCGTTTGGCACCTGCCTGCAAAAACAATGAACTGTCTTTTGTTGTGTTTTGCTTTTCTTCAACAATACAAAAACGTTCATTTTCTATCAGAATATCATCCTTTTTAACAGGATGCCGATGAGAGGAAATTTTTACTCCAATAACTTCTGATACCGCTGCAAGTTGTTTAATAACTGTACATGCAAAATAGGTTTTACCTACATCTCTTCCATTGCCCGCTATCAACAATAAGTTAGGCATATGTAAACCACTATTTGTTTTATTTACAGTCATTTTAATAAATATACGGAAAGTTGCCTGAACTTTTACCGGGTGGGTAAAAGCGCATTCTCCTTTCCAATTTATTCCCAATTTTATCGGGAATGCGGGAGGATAACCTGTTTCCGGGTTATCCCATCGGCTGGTACACCATAACAGAAGTTTTAGGTGTAAAAGCTCGGAGACAAAATTTATCTGACAAAAATAATAAACAAATGTAGATATGTGTATATGATAGTGAATTTTGTTGAAATTTATAATCGTTTTTAAAAGCATTGAATATCTTTACAGCTATACTTTAAGGATTGAATGTATGATGCGGTTTCTCTATCTCTATCTTTTCCTTTTTTCGCTTTCTTTTCTGGGAAAGGCAAGTGAGAAATACATGTCTGAACCGTTCTCTGCAAAGCAAAATAACTTGCCTGATTTATTAAAAAGCCGGAGTTTTGCCAATAAATCTACTTTGATTAATGAACTGTATTTTGGGGATTTTTCCGAGGGTATAAAAAGCACTTCATACAAATTAAAACTCGATAGTATAATCGTATCGGAACGATCGGTAGTTAGTGGAAATCTGGAAAAATCGTATTTGCATACATGTACTTTTGATACCGAAGGAAATAGGGTAGTAGTGAATATTTTTTATTGGGATACGGAGAAGGAAAAGTGGAGAATTAACGACGAAAATTATTATTTGTTTGATGAAAATAAGCAGTTAAAACAGGTTGAGTTTCAGGAGTACTTTTTACCCACATACCGCTGGTATACACGTATTGATTATGAATACGAAAATGGTATGCTAAAAACCGAGAGTCGCTACGACAAAGTGGATGAGATTGAATTTTGGGACGAAATTGAGCAGATTGAATACATTTACAATGCCGACAATTCGCTAAATACAATCAACAGCAAAGAATGGGATCTTTTTGAGAATGACTGGGTAACAAATGCTTATCGTACTTTTGATTATGATAGTATTGGGAATCTTGTAACAGAAACTGGTTTTGATTACAATGCTTATGATATGATAGCTACAAGAAAATTTGAAATTCAGTACCAGTATGATGAGAATAATAATTTGAGTGAAATTGTAAAATATGCACCTGGTGAGAACGAAGAAGTTTTTGAAGAACAATGGATGCAGGTAAATACATACAACGAA contains:
- a CDS encoding MOSC domain-containing protein; this encodes MTQNTCTIKSLNISEKKGTIKTPRKEITLNMEGIEGDAHAGKWHRQVSLLAAESIESFESELGRKINFGEFAENITTEGFQVHLTKPFDRFVSENVEMEVTQIGKKCHGTNCEIFQLTGNCVMPKEGIFCRVVTPGKLSENDVLTYIRKTFKIKVITLSDRAFEGIYKDKSGPLIEKLSKDWFTETGVPMRNKPKCYSGSKRVA
- the moaC gene encoding cyclic pyranopterin monophosphate synthase MoaC, translating into MSKLSHINSDGKANMVDVGDKPQQVRTAVASGFIQLEKETIRLINESLIKKGDVITIAEIAGIQAAKETSRLIPLCHPLQLTKVEVKATVKTNGVEVVSLTKCIGQTGVEMEALTAVNIALLTIYDMCKAVDKQMTMSNIKLISKEKI
- a CDS encoding radical SAM protein, whose protein sequence is MLDRYNRRINYLRISVTDRCNFRCEYCMPAEGVPLKKQEDILSFDEILEIVKVGTKLGLTKIRLTGGEPLVRKNLPLLVKMLSDIPEITDIGLTTNGVLLPKYAKQLKEAGLKRVNISLDTLNPEKFRKITRIGTLEDVLKGIDAALEAELLPVKINFVRIPGENQEDENAVREFCATKNLKLRFIRQMDLRSGEFYSVEGGKGGICEICNRLRLTADGFIVPCLHSELRYNIRELGIEEAFKSAVEFKPEKGMGTSTHEFSNIGG
- a CDS encoding molybdopterin molybdotransferase MoeA; its protein translation is MNKFYEIQEFIQQIPAYFKTEEVALEDAYNRVLREDVLADMDMPPFHKSAMDGYACHFEHIGNKLEVLEVLHAGMMPTKGVGKNQCSKIMTGAAVPAGCDCVFKVEDSENTDENQVICTNPKTTKNICYQGEDYKTGEVLLQKGTIINVPQMAVLAGAGYHKVKVAAVPKVAIIASGSELVAPHQKPEAGKIRNSNTSQLISQLRKMNLQVRMNKLVVDNYDELTQTFIEALKLNDIVFFTGGASFGDFDFIPEILKDQNFTIYWKTTGMKPGNPMSFSQKENKYCFGLSGNPVSSLVQFEFLAKPVIYRLLGANFNPLRIKAKMNFDYFRKKADRFAVVPVYIGNDSTIEEIAFHGSAHINALTSANALLEIPLGTAAVLKEEMAYVRPL
- a CDS encoding T9SS type A sorting domain-containing protein, with the translated sequence MSEPFSAKQNNLPDLLKSRSFANKSTLINELYFGDFSEGIKSTSYKLKLDSIIVSERSVVSGNLEKSYLHTCTFDTEGNRVVVNIFYWDTEKEKWRINDENYYLFDENKQLKQVEFQEYFLPTYRWYTRIDYEYENGMLKTESRYDKVDEIEFWDEIEQIEYIYNADNSLNTINSKEWDLFENDWVTNAYRTFDYDSIGNLVTETGFDYNAYDMIATRKFEIQYQYDENNNLSEIVKYAPGENEEVFEEQWMQVNTYNEYAELTGELFFIWDFDLKIWNNAEKNLYVTEAQGSTLFEESKHLWNEKNLEWVASSKTDYISEYNYFLDDIQNWDFLQVYVPAYSFNNVVCDRIEFASWENDEWLVLSANDYYFSEDTVVGIDDSEDLVISVYPNPVTNLLNIKTGNLSESVCTIRDLNGRVLTQTYFQNSTQINVSGFTSGIYLIELTSDNERIYIDKIIKK